The Malus sylvestris chromosome 12, drMalSylv7.2, whole genome shotgun sequence genome contains a region encoding:
- the LOC126592292 gene encoding basic leucine zipper 19-like, whose translation MNFSKQAAKASAGHHSASYSPSSLDDKSSHMEMTLNVGDVGPSDPKKLLRILANRESARRAYVRKLEYEAKLHQDAKEAEEKVARLSSQVAFYERKQGLLLMENIQIKERIKYLENYIAHKDGETLELSVERERLLLIREMQRGSGSGFPTINLDK comes from the exons ATGAACTTCTCCAAACAAGCAGCTAAGGCTTCTGCAGGGCATCATTCTGCCAGCTATTCACCTTCTTCACTTGATGATAAGTCTTCTCACATGGAAATGACCCTAAATGTTGGAGATGTTGGGCCATCTGACCCCAAGAAATTGCTGAG AATTCTTGCCAATAGGGAGTCGGCAAGACGAGCTTACGTGAGGAAGCTAGAGTATGAAGCGAAACTCCATCAAGATGCTAAGGAGGCAGAA GAGAAGGTGGCAAGGCTATCTTCACAAGTGGCCTTTTATGAAAGGAAACAGGGTCTACTGCTAATGGAGAACATCCAAATAAAGGAGAGGATCAAATATCTTGAGAATTACATAGCGCACAAAGATG GGGAGACTCTGGAGCTCTCGGTAGAAAGAGAGAGGCTCCTTTTGATTCGAGAGATGCAGCGTGGCAGCGGCAGTGGTTTTCCAACAATTAATTTAGATAAAtga